In the Acropora muricata isolate sample 2 chromosome 1, ASM3666990v1, whole genome shotgun sequence genome, one interval contains:
- the LOC136928921 gene encoding uncharacterized protein yields the protein MYHRSSSVRGLRQDPQTTTIMTDEQEGIDLITKTNQKWAEEFQLLLKEYQTLKENYEGEESKYRETQKENMKLKTNLELSKEKFNREKLYLVEEKDDLNKQCEKLRVELREKSSKIGEIQKLLMEAQKKADRSREEVLTKSKQVEKLQIIINNLQDKVIPDLRKQFNASEGRLKAVQEQNNQLAIELDHEQDQLDQVEGDLEKLRKEKNTIMERLAKAEREKKTAEDGREKAESQVSSLQEMQKKLREKNQGLDLNLSAAQVRIRELEEELNRRLAEPEMKSYNIAVVESEPVLESSQFSFFDEGLKNDNELLQQKIKDLTEKVRRLEEDNLTLKSKVDEHFTEINKWKKKCEDEIKENNKIAAQLENEKGNCLQLKKDCNDQRNMLTKAERAIETNKKELEKKEKNIENLREKTVQLEEEIDSKDVNIQRLKSQLDILNKQMETVHEKTLSYQQKIVELESELDGSKNDNEALQNDLEQLNRRIAELESKLRESDQEKDGLEKQSADLRLKLLQLTDDLDAKDQTIHEKGWIDETKRRPERENLRKKLSEAQEEADRCKYDLAEKDNKIEELQAILSDLKAKYDTSQTDLQRAQADCEYRDDEIDHLNQKLENNRTEISRFEAQLEKVTKERDNAELEVAGLLEKLQHMEPKRVEDIKAVEVSRSFSAPKMDFDADFSHFHQKIHELENENSGLRKRREELQSDVRSHENEIAGLKRECSQYQLENQDWEKKVAEMKNKINEMEKTEDELIIENRDLSERLDGLSLEIDKLRKQVETLTLEKENLKEYLSSSNAKLTKSKEDYNNKNLDLSAQVKVNSTLEKAVKKHEANSESLVQKCKQLEEELENLRPQLRTALAKNETLESTNTALAASNKTQKTKIDSLDKDLQEEIESKETLENEISSLAYKLKTAEANIKNLTKERQELLNEVSNLDSVLRKINPELEQTRNKLKAKDSIIARLQNDLKHSESQVIAHKRKIDAQLETINSVKKENQALKTANEINRNKVKELQIQLQEMGNSMQSVTTVSDVQSAPSISFREERLRSEPDERVQDLQALLRKSEAREDQLKEQLKSLENRLPKAEADAKKADEKAIESQHTANTLQRKMEDAKKMLERSNREREDARKELTNLRTQVTVLETRCIADKNEIQSLEDQLENANRRLAETQEKLLALDEEQVQLRLNHDVHVKEKEDHKATAVRLQGKNGDLEKKVEYLEPALKASQENCDVLREDKVKLQQELNDVKRVTLVDLKRKLTRIQGERDRAFEDNKTLASDKEDLETRLAEEGKKREDLEKDNDDLEAEIRRQQNEVDTSRRNIKDLENKIEVLNVELKKDEQDMDELRKDKNELEDEIAALHVKLAEKQDVIQITPMTVSQIDTQYAAAPGFDFGTDTGPLKDENLDLRDQIQKGETEFNILCEQLKDYKVRVDDYESKNQRLATNLRDAENRIKQLEKNLPDTMDELRVMKDKCQAAERELEILRDELEESKANLSAVEEQQVADLAKQKALKQQLEGTKKDLLDKNDDVIEKQRKINELYAIMESGGKDSDRLKEVINELREDVDIKDRENAKLLKELRLAESKAADLHSTLEDTKEHLVVTENEREEQKLRLELLSDDIEMRDQALEEAQKEVDESRDRIKALKKEINALRSQIKAANDGKKILETKVNELQRIIEQLGKELKEKDKLTTVVSSKQRVSDANLDDLKNKLSEYRQKYQDISKEKMSLEIQLREKDTKMFQVSPTSDAIREERDSLKDEVITLKATVKDLNRNQRKNQREKEDLERSLAFKDHEIQNLEEKCRKLEQEIEKLKNDRTNLNLKFSNLQSDYEKLKYERQKVENELTLLKKKFQTLQNQLSALDTPKQNQDVVSKRKYQELEVSCQDALREKEKAKGDMAVYRNKMTRLEAEMNQLKRDKEDVEDELSRLKDSEADLKKQLQASRDKQNQDKKKNLEWRKNTLSPLEQELQRAKAQIKKLEKTESAQIKKIEELQDELDDREQKIAELENEDELENGPLQSADTDFKRYSTALQDAVNERDTALKDLQKVKSKLWSLEHDLDVQKSKDSQQQNLINEVNNLNEKLKDELRQLKRGNLDQQGSQSKLQQENNKLARQINTLKEDKEDLEKDVEELRAELNPVKKENRTLMLENKDLKLELQKLEVTLRETEMGHKLAKEDNEKMRNDLFKVQSELNDNLNKQNDIIQVQTVAEVESAPTMFFDDDVDGIKRDKDKLEIELSAINDQVYLLHNELEDEQKKNERLQDQMNETKRRLKEEESEVKKMDKELENLHNEIQLLNQNNSELLLENDTLKDARAKSLAEVEDLKEEIEDLKEQGKKLNKEKLDLERELKRANETPNEKRRGSRDLHNEKEKRIRELGERVEELERDIQKGSAQLALVRDENQHLHETIQELRNENSELHGNVAQLENKSERDSKTIDDLEKEIQELQDIVNNTRGGMDPGKENELIADIEALKEKVKKLQKDLSQAKNDKHDLQSQLDEYNAKFDQNSQQLAVQITSLFGDQNDSYKKEIQGKDDKIEQLQKEKMDLVIELERLKQEYDGLKLNLTDIQNKNEDLRKDNNSLRDDKTILDNKLIEEMNKNKVKTAELETEQDILKTKLKDKEELQKKYEKQVQDLREQLATSVPSDQATTTFIMPERRSGRQRSFKVSHHESLLIKPGGTLYRSTSETSLPNDYVSKSNNSDHSEAGEYLSKYLSYSRERNANEPKDHVGETIESVETKTTEASVPNMESTRIDDPSANDTSKETGSRRYGSGRDRYSSRDRDRDQKTDGDQKRDRNRAECQQS from the exons ATGTATCATCGTTCATCATCGGTAAGGGGCTTACGCCAAGACCCTCAGACGACGACGATCATGACGGATGAGCAGGAAGGGATAGACTTAATCACCAAGACCAACCAAAAATGGGCCGAGGAATTCCAACTACTGCTAAAGGAATACCAGACGCTAAAAGAAAACTATGAAGGCGAGGAGAGCAAGTACCGTGAAACCCAAAAGGAGAATATGAAGCTTAAGACGAATTTGGAACTTTCAAAAGAGAAGTTCAATCGGGAGAAACTTTATTTGGTGGAGGAGAAGGACGATCTTAATAAACAGTGCGAGAAGCTGCGCGTAGAGCTTCGTGAGAAAAGTAGTAAG aTAGGAGAGATTCAGAAGTTGCTGATGGAAGCACAGAAGAAAGCTGATAGAAGCAGAGAGGAGGTTCTAACAAAAAGCAAGCAAGTTGAGAAACTTCAAATTATCATCAATAATCTTCAGGATAAG GTCATTCCTGACCTGAGGAAACAATTTAATGCATCGGAAGGCAGATTGAAGGCCGTTCAGGAGCAAAACAACCAGCTCGCCATCGAACTTGATCATGAGCAGGATCAACTTGATCAGGTCGAAGGAGACCTGGAAAAGCTGCGCAAGGAGAAGAACACGATCATGGAGAGGCTGGCCAAAGCCGAGCGGGAGAAAAAAACCGCCGAGGACGGTCGTGAAAAAGCCGAGAGCCAAGTTTCCAGTTTGCAGGAGATGCAGAAGAAGTTGCGTGAGAAAAACCAGGGACTGGATTTGAACCTGTCTGCCGCACAAGTAAGAATAAGAGAACTCGAAGAGGAGCTTAACAGGCGGCTTGCAGAACCAGAGATGAAGAGCTACAATATCGCAGTTGTAGAGAGTGAACCAGTTTTGGAGTCTTcccagttttcattttttgatgaaGGCCTTAAAAACGACAACGAACTATTgcagcaaaaaattaaagaccTTACCGAGAAAGTCCGGCGACTCGAAG aAGACAACCTCACCCTAAAGTCGAAAGTTGATGAACATTTCACGGAGATTAACAAGTGGAAAAAGAAGTGTGAAGACGAGATCAAGGAGAACAACAAGATTGCTGCTCAGCTTGAAAATGAAAAGGGGAACTGTCTACAGCTGAAAAAAGATtgcaatgatcaaagaaacatGCTTACCAAGGCCGAGAGGGCAATTGAGACCAACAAAAAGGAATtagagaagaaggaaaaaaacatagAGAATCTGAGGGAAAAGACTGTTCAGCTGGAAGAGGAAATCGACTCTAAAGATGTTAACATACAAAGGCTGAAATCACAGTTGGACATTTTGAACAAACAGATGGAAACTGTACACGAGAAAACTCTCAGTTATCAACAAAAAATTGTTGAACTGGAAAGCGAGTTAGATGGCAGTAAGAATGACAACGAAGCGCTTCAGAATGATCTCGAGCAGCTGAACAGGAGGATTGCTGAACTGGAGAGCAAGTTAAGGGAATCTGACCAAGAAAAGGATGGACTTGAAAAGCAAAGCGCCGATCTGAGGCTGAAGCTGTTACAATTGACGGACGACTTGGATGCAAAAGATCAGACAATACACGAGAAAGGTTGGATAGACGAGACTAAGAGGCGTCCAGAGAGAGagaatttgagaaaaaaattgtctgaaGCTCAAGAAGAAGCCGATAGATGTAAGTACGATTTGGCGGAGAAGGATAACAAGATTGAAGAACTCCAAGCTATCTTGTCAGATCTAAAGGCAAAGTATGATACTTCACAGACGGACCTGCAACGCGCTCAAGCAGACTGTGAATACAGAGACGACGAGATCGACCATCTCAACCAAAAACTAGAGAACAATCGCACCGAAATCAGCAGATTTGAAGCTCAGCTGGAGAAAGTAACAAAAGAAAGAGACAACGCTGAACTGGAAGTGGCTGGCCTCCTAGAAAAGCTTCAGCACATGGAACCGAAGCGAGTCGAAGATATCAAAGCAGTTGAGGTATCTCGTTCTTTCTCAGCTCCTAAAATGGATTTTGATGCCGATTTTTCACACTTTCATCAGAAGATACACGAACTTGAGAATGAAAACAGCGGGTTACGTAAGAGGCGCGAAGAGCTCCAAAGCGATGTCAGGAGTCACGAAAACGAGATAGCAGGATTGAAAAGGGAATGTTCTCAGTACCAACTAGAAAACCAAGACTGGGAAAAGAAAGTAGCTGAGATGAAGAACAAAATCAACGAAATGGAGAAAACTGAAGACGAACTCATTATCGAGAACAGAGACCTTAGCGAAAGGTTGGATGGTCTCAGTCTAGAAATTGACAAGCTGCGAAAGCAAGTGGAAACTTTGACTCTTGAGAAGGAAAACTTAAAAGAGTATCTCAGTTCCTCCAACGCAAAGCTCACAAAAAGCAAGGAGGACTACAACAACAAGAATCTTGATTTGTCTGCACAGGTCAAAGTCAACTCTACCCTTGAAAAGGCGGTAAAAAAGCACGAGGCTAATTCGGAGTCATTGGTTCAAAAATGCAAGCAGCTGGAGGAAGAACTGGAAAATCTAAGACCGCAGTTAAGGACAGCTTTGGCTAAGAATGAAACCCTGGAAAGCACAAACACTGCTTTAGCCGCAAGCAACAAaacgcaaaaaacaaaaatcgacAGCCTTGACAAGGATCTACAAGAGGAAATTGAATCAAAAGAAACCCTTGAAAATGAAATCAGCTCCTTGGCTTACAAGCTCAAGACTGCCGAGGCGAACATTAAAAACCTAACTAAAGAAAGACAAGAGCTGCTAAATGAAGTGTCGAATCTCGATTCGGTACTGAGAAAGATCAACCCAGAACTGGAACAGACCCGTAACAAGCTTAAGGCGAAAGACAGTATCATCGCTCGCTTGCAAAACGATTTGAAACACAGCGAATCTCAAGTAATTGCACACAAGCGGAAGATCGATGCGCAGTTGGAGACTATCAACTCCGTCAAAAAAGAGAATCAGGCTCTCAAGACTGCGAATGAAATTAATCGCAACAAAGTTAAGGAGCTTCAAATTCAGCTTCAGGAAATGGGAAACAGCATGCAATCTGTTACAACTGTCTCTGATGTCCAGTCGGCACCATCTATCAGCTTCAGGGAGGAAAGACTCCGTAGTGAACCTGATGAGAGAGTTCAGGATTTACAGGCACTACTAAGAAAGAGCGAGGCCCGTGAGGATCAACTGAAGGAGCAGTTGAAGTCATTGGAGAACCGGCTTCCAAAAGCCGAAGCAGATGCTAAGAAGGCAGACGAGAAAGCCATCGAGAGCCAGCACACTGCCAATACACTGCAGAGAAAAATGGAGGACGCGAAAAAAATGCTGGAGAGAAGCAATAGAGAAAGGGAAGATGCAAGGAAGGAATTGACTAATCTTCGTACTCAAGTTACAGTCTTGGAAACCAGATGCATAGCGGACAAAAATGAAATCCAGTCGCTTGAAGATCAGTTAGAAAACGCAAACAGACGTTTGGCGGAAACTCAAGAAAAGCTGCTCGCTCTTGACGAGGAACAGGTGCAGTTGCGCCTGAATCATGACGTCCATGTTAAAGAAAAGGAAGATCATAAGGCCACGGCTGTTAGACTACAAGGCAAAAATGGGGATCTGGAAAAGAAGGTAGAATACTTGGAACCTGCTTTGAAAGCAAGCCAGGAAAACTGTGATGTACTGAGAGAAGACAAGGTGAAGTTGCAGCAAGAGCTAAACGATGTTAAACGTGTAACTCTTGTAGACTTAAAACGAAAGCTAACTAGAATTCAAGGAGAAAGAGACCGTGCATTCGAAGATAACAAGACGCTGGCTTCAGATAAAGAAGATCTAGAAACTCGGCTCGCAGAAGAAGGAAAGAAGAGAGAAGATCTCGAAAAGGACAACGACGATCTAGAAGCTGAGATTCGACGTCAGCAAAACGAAGTAGACACAAGCCGAAGAAATATAAAAGATTTGGAAAATAAAATCGAAGTACTGAACGTGGAACTCAAGAAAGATGAACAAGACATGGACGAATTAAGAAAAGACAAGAATGAATTAGAGGACGAGATCGCAGCCCTGCACGTGAaacttgcagaaaaacaagacGTAATCCAGATTACTCCTATGACTGTTTCTCAAATAGACACACAGTATGCAGCTGCGCCTGGGTTTGACTTCGGAACCGATACTGGCCCTCTTAAAGATGAAAACCTGGACTTGAGAGACCAAATCCAAAAAGGAGAAACCGAGTTCAACATTTTGTGTGAGCAACTGAAAGACTATAAGGTCAGGGTTGACGACTACGAAAGTAAAAATCAGCGGTTGGCTACAAATCTCAGGGATGCAGAAAATCGCATCAAACAGCTGGAGAAGAATTTACCAGATACCATGGATGAACTTCGTGTGATGAAGGATAAGTGCCAGGCCGCAGAGCGCGAACTCGAGATTCTAAGAGATGAGTTGGAAGAGTCAAAGGCCAATCTAAGTGCAGTCGAGGAACAGCAAGTTGCGGATTTGGCCAAACAAAAAGCACTAAAGCAGCAACTTGAGGGCACAAAGAAGGACCTCTTGGACAAGAACGATGATGTCATCGAGAAGCAGCGGAAAATTAACGAGCTATACGCTATTATGGAGAGCGGTGGTAAAGATTCCGATCGCTTGAAAGAAGTGATCAATGAGTTGCGTGAAGATGTTGACATCAAGGACAGGGAGAACGCCAAGCTGCTAAAGGAGCTGCGACTCGCCGAAAGCAAAGCTGCTGACCTCCATTCTACTCTGGAAGACACAAAAGAACACTTAGTAGTTACAGAAAACGAACGAGAAGAACAAAAGTTGAGACTAGAATTACTAAGTGATGACATAGAAATGCGAGATCAAGCCCTGGAAGAAGCTCAAAAAGAAGTCGATGAATCACGAGACAGGATAAAGGCACTGAAGAAGGAAATTAATGCCCTCAGAAGCCAAATCAAGGCTGCCAATGACGGGAAGAAGATTTTAGAGACAAAGGTCAATGAGCTCCAGAGGATCATTGAACAACTTGGAAAGGAATTGAAAGAAAAGGATAAACTGACCACGGTAGTTTCCTCAAAACAGAGGGTTAGCGATGCAAACCTTGACGATCTGAAGAATAAACTCTCTGAATACCGACAAAAATACCAAGATATCTCCAAGGAAAAGATGTCTCTAGAAATTCAACTTCGAGAAAAGGATACCAAGATGTTTCAAGTGTCTCCCACATCAGACGCAATACGCGAAGAACGAGACAGCTTAAAGGACGAAGTCATCACATTGAAAGCAACGGTCAAAGATCTTAATAGGAACCAGCGAAAGAATCAAAGAGAAAAAGAGGATCTCGAACGCAGTTTAGCCTTCAAAGATCACGAAATTCAGAATTTAGAGGAGAAATGCCGTAAACTTGAGCAAGAGATAGAAAAACTAAAGAATGATCgtacaaacttgaacttgaagttcTCCAACTTACAGTCAGACTATGAGAAGCTCAAATACGAAAGACAAAAAGTAGAAAATGAACTTACGCTGTTGAAGAAGAAATTCCAGaccttgcaaaatcagttaagTGCATTGGATACTCCAAAACAGAATCAAGATGTCGTGAGCAAAAGGAAATATCAAGAGTTAGAGGTCAGTTGTCAAGACGCCCTTCGcgaaaaagaaaaggcaaaaggCGACATGGCTGTTTATCGCAACAAGATGACTAGACTAGAAGCTGAAATGAACCAACTGAAGAGAGATAAGGAAGATGTCGAGGACGAATTAAGTCGTTTGAAAGACAGTGAAGCTGACCTAAAGAAGCAGCTCCAAGCGTCACGGGATAAACAAAATCAAGACAAAAAGAAGAACCTAGAATGGCGTAAAAATACTCTTTCTCCGTTGGAACAAGAACTTCAGCGAGCTAAAGCACAAATCAAGAAGCTGGAGAAAACCGAGTCAGCTCAGATTAAGAAAATAGAAGAATTGCAAGACGAACTTGATGATCGTGAACAGAAAATTGCTGAACTGGAAAatgaagatgaactcgaaaATGGACCTCTGCAGTCGGCTGACACTGACTTCAAAAGATACTCGACAGCATTGCAAGATGCTGTCAACGAAAGAGATACAGCATTAAAAGATCTCCAAAAGGTAAAAAGCAAGTTATGGTCTTTGGAACATGACTTGGATGTTCAAAAATCGAAGGACTCTCAACAACAAAATCTCATAAATGAGGTGAACAACCTGAACGAGAAACTAAAAGATGAACTGCGTCAATTGAAGAGGGGAAATTTGGATCAACAAGGATCTCAAAGCAAGCTGCAGCAAGAGAACAACAAGCTTGCCCGCCAGATAAACACTCttaaagaagacaaagaagacCTGGAAAAAGACGTTGAAGAACTTCGTGCCGAGCTCAACCCGGTGAAGAAAGAAAATCGGACGCTGATGTTGGAGAACAAAGATCTAAAACTAGAGCTGCAGAAGCTAGAAGTGACATTGCGCGAAACGGAAATGGGACACAAGCTGGCAAAAGAAGACAACGAAAAGATGCGAAATGATTTATTCAAAGTACAGAGTGAGCTAAACGATAATTTGAACAAACAGAATGACATTATTCAGGTGCAGACTGTCGCTGAAGTAGAGAGTGCTCCTACAATGTTCTTCGACGATGATGTCGATGGAATTAAGAGAGATAAGGACAAGCTGGAAATAGAGCTGAGCGCAATTAACGATCAAGTGTATCTTCTCCACAATGAGCTGGAAGACGAGCAAAAGAAGAATGAAAGGCTTCAAGACCAAATGAATGAGACCAAGAGGAGGCTTAAAGAAGAAGAGTCCGAGGTAAAAAAAATGGACAAAGAACTGGAGAATCTTCATAATGAAATTCAACTGCTTAACCAAAACAATAGCGAGTTGTTACTCGAAAATGACACCCTAAAGGATGCAAGAGCCAAGTCTCTCGCAGAAGTGGAAGATTTGAAAGAGGAAATCGAAGATCTAAAAGAACAGGGAAAAAAGTTGAACAAAGAAAAGTTGGATTTGGAAAGGGAATTAAAGCGAGCTAATGAGACACCCAATGAAAAGAGAAGAGGCTCAAGGGATCTTCACAAcgagaaagagaaaagaatcaGGGAGCTGGGAGAAAGAGTGGAGGAATTAGAAAGAGACATTCAGAAAGGTTCAGCTCAATTGGCCTTAGTGAGAGATGAAAACCAACATCTGCATGAAACTATCCAAGaattaagaaatgaaaatagTGAACTCCACGGCAACGTAGCCCAGTTAGAAAATAAGTCAGAGAGGGATAGTAAAACAATCGATGATCTGGAGAAGGAGATACAGGAACTGCAAGATATTGTTAACAATACAAGAGGAGGAATGGATCCTGGTAAAGAAAATGAGTTGATTGCAGACATTGAAGCACTGAAGGAGAAGGTTAAAAAGCTGCAGAAGGATCTTTCCCAAGCGAAGAATGACAAACACGATCTACAAAGTCAACTGGATGAGTACAATGCCAAGTTTGACCAAAACAGCCAACAGTTGGCTGTTCAAATAACGTCGCTCTTTGGAGATCAGAATGATTCGTACAAGAAAGAAATCCAAGGAAAAGATGACAAAATCGAACAGCTTCAAAAGGAGAAGATGGATTTGGTCATTGAATTAGAACGGTTGAAGCAGGAATACGATGGTCTCAAGCTCAATCTGACTGACATCCAGAACAAAAACGAAGATCTACGCAAAGACAATAACTCCTTAAGAGATGATAAGACCATACTAGATAATAAACTTATCGAGGAAATGAACAAGAACAAGGTAAAAACAGCGGAACTGGAGACGGAGCAGGATATCTTGAAGACCAAATTGAAAGACAAGGAAGAGCTTCAAAAGAAGTATGAAAAGCAAGTTCAAGATCTCAGAGAACAGTTGGCCACATCTGTTCCCAGC